TCACTCTCAAGAAGACTTTCTGGAAGCGCTCCACAGTTTATGGGTAGAAAGGGTTTTCCCTGTCTCTGGCTGTTATAGTGGATGGCCCTTGCGATTAGCTCCTTTCCTGTGCCGCTCTCTCCCTGGATGAGTACGGTGCAGTCGGTCTTTGATACCTTGTCTACCAGCTCATAGATCTTTTTCATCTCTTTGCTTTTTCCAATGATACCGAAAAATTCCATTTTCTCATATCCCAAAATAGTTTTATCTTTCAATATCTTATCGG
This is a stretch of genomic DNA from Nitrospinota bacterium. It encodes these proteins:
- a CDS encoding sigma-54 factor interaction domain-containing protein; amino-acid sequence: MGYEKMEFFGIIGKSKEMKKIYELVDKVSKTDCTVLIQGESGTGKELIARAIHYNSQRQGKPFLPINCGALPESLLESELFGHEKGSFTGAISTTKGVFEEAHGGTILLDEIAEITPALQIKLLRILEGGDFKK